The bacterium genome contains the following window.
AAGCTCGGTCTGATGCTCGGATACTCCGGCGCGGAGATGACCCTCCCCGTCGAGCTGGTGCAGCGCGCGGAAGAGCTCGGGTTCGACTCGGTCTGGACGGCTGAAGCCTACGGCTCCGACGCCACCTCGCCCCTCGCCTACCTGGCCGCCGTGACGAAACGAATTCGGCTCGGCACGGCGATCATGCAGCTCGCCGGGCGAACCCCCGCCATGGCCGCCATGCAGGCCGCCACCATCGACGCCCTCGCCGGCGGCGATCGCTTCGTCGCCGGGCTCGGCGTGAGCGGGCCCCAGATCGTCGAAGGCTGGTACGGCCAGCCCTGGGGCAAACCCTATTGGCGAATCCGCGACTACGTCTCGATCATGCGCAAGATCCTCGAACGCGAGGCGCCTGTTACTCACGAGGGCAAGGAGATCTCGCTTCCCTATACGGGTGACGGCGCGATGGGGATCGGCAAACCACTCAAGTCCATCCTCCACATGAACCCGAAGATCCCGATCTGGCTCGGCACGGGCAGCGAGAGCAATGTGCGGCTCACGGCAGAGATCGCCGACGGCTGGTTCCCGATGGCCTTCGTCCCGGGGATGATGGACCTCTACACGCCCTGGTTGGAGGAGGGCTTCCGCCGCGCGGGCGGAGGAAAGAGCCTGGCCGACTTCGAGATCCAACCCATGATCTCGGTGAACGTCACCGACGACATCGCGGCCGCCCTGGCACGCATGAAACCCGGCATCGCCCTCTACGTGGGCGGCATGGGCCATCGCGACACGAACTTCCAC
Protein-coding sequences here:
- a CDS encoding LLM class F420-dependent oxidoreductase codes for the protein MKLGLMLGYSGAEMTLPVELVQRAEELGFDSVWTAEAYGSDATSPLAYLAAVTKRIRLGTAIMQLAGRTPAMAAMQAATIDALAGGDRFVAGLGVSGPQIVEGWYGQPWGKPYWRIRDYVSIMRKILEREAPVTHEGKEISLPYTGDGAMGIGKPLKSILHMNPKIPIWLGTGSESNVRLTAEIADGWFPMAFVPGMMDLYTPWLEEGFRRAGGGKSLADFEIQPMISVNVTDDIAAALARMKPGIALYVGGMGHRDTNFHNDMMVRRGYPEAAQKIQELYLAGRKHEAILAVPDEYCDESALVGPAQRIRDRYKDWENSGATGLTLASLQPEGMELMAELSGSRDRRKA